A region of Streptomyces cinnamoneus DNA encodes the following proteins:
- a CDS encoding metal-sulfur cluster assembly factor, which translates to MTDKADVTTTKPATEEEVREALYDVVDPELGIDVVNLGLIYGIHIDDANIATLDMTLTSAACPLTDVIEDQAKSATEGIVNELRINWVWMPPWGPDKITDEGREQLRALGFNV; encoded by the coding sequence ATGACCGACAAGGCAGACGTGACCACCACCAAGCCGGCCACGGAGGAGGAGGTCCGCGAGGCCCTCTACGACGTGGTCGACCCCGAGCTGGGCATCGACGTCGTCAACCTCGGCCTGATCTACGGCATCCACATCGACGACGCCAACATCGCCACCCTCGACATGACTCTGACGTCCGCGGCCTGCCCGCTGACCGACGTCATCGAGGACCAGGCGAAGTCGGCCACCGAGGGCATCGTGAACGAGCTCCGGATCAACTGGGTCTGGATGCCGCCGTGGGGCCCCGACAAGATCACGGACGAGGGCCGCGAGCAGCTCCGCGCGCTGGGCTTCAACGTCTGA
- the dapD gene encoding 2,3,4,5-tetrahydropyridine-2,6-dicarboxylate N-succinyltransferase produces MTDAVATTPVTGAVAAGLATITTDGTVLDTWYPAPELVAEPGPAGTETLTAELAAELLGEAAVKAVGPDPRRGVTVVAVRTVIASLDDKPLDAHDVYLRLHLLSHRLVRPHGQNLDGVFGLLANVAWTSIGPVAVDHVEAARLNARAEGLHLSVTSVDKFPRMTDYVVPSGVRIADADRVRLGAHLGSGTTVMHEGFVNFNAGTLGTSMVEGRISAGVVVGDGTDIGGGASTMGTLSGGGKQIISIGERCLLGAESGIGIALGDECVVEAGLYVTAGTRVTLPDGEVVKALELSGADNILFRRNSTTGAVEARPYKSSWGGLNEVLHSHN; encoded by the coding sequence ATGACCGATGCTGTTGCCACCACCCCTGTCACCGGCGCCGTCGCCGCCGGTCTCGCCACGATCACCACGGACGGCACCGTCCTCGACACCTGGTACCCCGCCCCCGAGCTGGTCGCCGAGCCCGGTCCGGCAGGCACCGAGACGCTCACGGCCGAGCTGGCCGCCGAGCTGCTGGGCGAGGCCGCCGTCAAGGCCGTCGGCCCGGACCCCCGCCGGGGCGTCACCGTCGTGGCCGTCCGCACGGTCATCGCCTCGCTCGACGACAAGCCGCTCGACGCGCACGACGTCTACCTGCGTCTGCACCTGCTCTCGCACCGCCTGGTGCGGCCGCACGGGCAGAACCTGGACGGCGTGTTCGGCCTGCTCGCCAACGTCGCCTGGACCTCGATCGGCCCCGTCGCCGTCGACCACGTCGAGGCGGCGCGCCTGAACGCCCGCGCCGAGGGCCTGCACCTGTCGGTGACCAGCGTGGACAAGTTCCCCCGCATGACCGACTACGTCGTCCCCTCCGGCGTCCGCATCGCCGACGCCGACCGCGTCCGCCTCGGCGCCCACCTCGGTTCCGGCACCACCGTGATGCACGAGGGCTTCGTCAACTTCAACGCCGGCACGCTCGGCACCTCCATGGTCGAGGGCCGCATCAGCGCGGGCGTCGTGGTCGGCGACGGCACCGACATCGGTGGCGGCGCCTCCACCATGGGCACCCTCTCCGGCGGCGGCAAGCAGATCATCTCCATCGGGGAGCGCTGCCTGCTGGGCGCCGAGTCCGGCATCGGCATCGCGCTCGGCGACGAGTGCGTCGTCGAGGCCGGCCTGTACGTCACCGCCGGCACCCGCGTCACCCTGCCCGACGGCGAGGTCGTCAAGGCCCTGGAACTCTCCGGCGCCGACAACATCCTCTTCCGCCGCAACTCCACCACCGGCGCCGTCGAGGCCCGCCCCTACAAGAGCAGCTGGGGCGGTCTCAACGAGGTGCTGCACAGCCACAACTGA
- a CDS encoding agmatine deiminase family protein, translated as MNHLPSESRPHERTFLGWPPAGSVWGRSTAAVREDVAALARTIGEYEPVVLLASPEDAADAGRACGAAAAVLPVPVDDLWLRDTGPVFVTGEDGGLRGVDFRFNGWGGKQEHARDGLVASRLLDHFGIPRVESPVVAEGGSLETDGAGTLLATESSLVNDNRNPGLTRDAVERALTALLGLRKVIWLEGVRGEDVTDCHVDALARFAGPATVLLSRPPADARPDVWTRVYERARTALEAATDADGRALEVIDLPEPDPAALGDRGPDFLGSYVNYYLAGGAGGSGGAVIVPRFGDRRADDEAAALLGALHPGREVRTVAVPTLAEGGGGIHCATQQQPAS; from the coding sequence ATGAACCACCTGCCGTCCGAGTCGCGGCCGCACGAGCGGACCTTCCTGGGCTGGCCGCCGGCCGGCTCGGTGTGGGGGCGCTCCACCGCGGCCGTGCGCGAGGACGTCGCCGCCCTCGCCCGGACGATCGGGGAGTACGAGCCGGTCGTGCTGCTGGCCTCGCCCGAGGACGCGGCGGACGCCGGACGGGCCTGCGGTGCGGCGGCCGCCGTCCTCCCCGTGCCCGTCGACGACCTGTGGCTGCGCGACACCGGCCCGGTCTTCGTCACCGGCGAGGACGGCGGGCTGCGCGGCGTGGACTTCCGCTTCAACGGCTGGGGCGGCAAGCAGGAGCACGCCCGGGACGGCCTGGTCGCCTCCCGTCTCCTGGACCACTTCGGCATCCCCCGCGTCGAGTCCCCGGTCGTCGCCGAGGGCGGTTCCCTGGAGACCGACGGCGCCGGCACCCTCCTGGCGACCGAGAGCTCCCTGGTCAACGACAACCGCAACCCGGGCCTGACCCGCGACGCCGTCGAACGCGCACTCACCGCCCTGCTGGGCCTGCGCAAGGTGATCTGGCTGGAGGGCGTGCGCGGCGAGGACGTCACCGACTGCCACGTCGACGCCCTCGCCCGCTTCGCCGGGCCGGCCACGGTCCTCCTGAGCCGCCCGCCCGCCGACGCGAGGCCCGACGTGTGGACGCGGGTGTACGAGCGGGCCCGCACCGCCCTGGAGGCCGCCACGGACGCCGACGGCCGCGCGCTGGAGGTCATCGACCTGCCCGAGCCCGACCCCGCCGCCCTGGGCGACCGGGGACCCGACTTCCTCGGCAGCTACGTCAACTACTACCTGGCGGGAGGGGCGGGAGGGTCGGGTGGCGCCGTCATCGTCCCCCGCTTCGGCGACCGCCGCGCCGACGACGAGGCCGCCGCCCTGCTGGGCGCCCTCCACCCGGGCCGCGAGGTCCGCACCGTCGCCGTCCCGACGCTCGCCGAGGGCGGCGGCGGGATCCACTGCGCCACACAGCAGCAGCCCGCCTCCTGA
- the sufU gene encoding Fe-S cluster assembly sulfur transfer protein SufU has translation MKLDSMYQDVILDHYKNPHGRGLRDGDAEVHHVNPTCGDEITLRVRMAGETVEDVSYEGQGCSISQASASVLNELLVGKDLGEARRIQETFLELMQSKGRIEPDDAMEEVLEDAVAFAGVSKYPARVKCALLSWMAWKDATAQALGEGPESTVRKTA, from the coding sequence GTGAAGCTTGATTCGATGTACCAGGACGTGATCCTGGACCACTACAAGAATCCCCACGGCCGGGGCCTGCGGGACGGCGACGCCGAGGTGCACCACGTCAACCCGACGTGCGGTGACGAGATCACCCTGCGCGTGCGGATGGCCGGCGAGACCGTCGAGGACGTCTCCTACGAGGGCCAGGGCTGCTCCATCAGCCAGGCCAGCGCCTCGGTGCTCAACGAACTCCTGGTCGGCAAGGACCTCGGCGAGGCCCGGCGCATCCAGGAGACCTTCCTGGAGCTGATGCAGTCCAAGGGCCGCATCGAGCCGGACGACGCGATGGAGGAGGTGCTGGAGGACGCGGTCGCGTTCGCCGGCGTCTCCAAGTACCCGGCACGCGTGAAGTGTGCTCTGCTGAGCTGGATGGCGTGGAAGGACGCGACCGCCCAGGCGCTGGGCGAAGGCCCCGAAAGCACGGTAAGGAAGACCGCATGA
- a CDS encoding S8 family peptidase, producing the protein MKPPRYRLCAAALMLALPLAAAPAVAAEPAPGPDSTARLAPLRQTSGQPVPGHYIVTLRKGSSPRTLTSRLGVVPDFVYTHALTGFAATLTPEQLEAVRGASDVEAVEEDAVYSQADEDDAPATRTRAPTQSWGLDRVDQHRLPLDGQFSEAATGEGGTAYIVDTGIDYGHPEFGGRARNGTDLVTSGGDGKDCPSGSGHGTHVAGVVGGATYGVARKATLVSVRVLDCTGRTTAARVAAAFEYVAANAPAASVVNASLSGPPSRAIDTAVGNVAAKGVLPVVAAGNNNDSACDHSPSGALAALAVGATNQRDQMTDFSNSGPCARILAPGEDIVSAAPGGGTATKSGTSQASPYVTGVATLYKARTPSATSDAVIKWLVEQSTKDVVTDLKAGTPNRLLFTGGL; encoded by the coding sequence ATGAAACCGCCGAGATACCGGCTCTGCGCGGCCGCGCTGATGCTGGCCCTCCCGCTGGCCGCCGCGCCGGCCGTCGCGGCCGAGCCCGCGCCCGGGCCCGACAGCACCGCCCGCCTCGCCCCGCTGCGGCAGACCTCGGGCCAGCCCGTGCCCGGCCACTACATCGTCACGCTGCGCAAGGGATCCAGCCCCCGCACCCTGACCTCCCGCCTGGGCGTGGTCCCGGACTTCGTCTACACCCACGCTCTCACCGGCTTCGCCGCGACGCTCACCCCCGAGCAGCTGGAGGCCGTGCGCGGCGCGTCCGACGTGGAGGCGGTGGAAGAGGACGCGGTCTACTCCCAGGCCGACGAGGACGACGCGCCCGCCACCCGGACGCGGGCGCCGACGCAGTCCTGGGGCCTGGACCGGGTGGACCAGCACCGGCTGCCGCTCGACGGCCAGTTCAGCGAGGCCGCCACCGGCGAGGGCGGCACCGCCTACATCGTGGACACCGGCATCGACTACGGCCACCCCGAGTTCGGCGGCCGGGCCCGCAACGGCACCGACCTCGTCACCTCGGGCGGCGACGGCAAGGACTGCCCCTCCGGCAGCGGCCACGGCACCCATGTGGCGGGCGTCGTGGGGGGCGCGACCTACGGGGTGGCCCGCAAGGCGACGCTGGTGAGCGTCCGCGTGCTCGACTGCACCGGCCGGACGACCGCCGCCCGGGTCGCCGCCGCCTTCGAGTACGTGGCCGCGAACGCGCCGGCCGCCTCCGTGGTCAACGCCTCGCTCAGCGGCCCCCCGTCCCGCGCCATCGACACCGCCGTCGGCAACGTCGCCGCCAAGGGCGTGCTGCCCGTGGTCGCGGCCGGCAACAACAACGACAGCGCCTGCGACCACTCCCCCTCCGGCGCCCTGGCCGCCCTGGCGGTGGGGGCCACCAACCAGAGGGACCAGATGACGGACTTCTCCAACTCCGGTCCGTGCGCCCGCATCCTCGCCCCCGGCGAGGACATCGTCTCGGCCGCGCCCGGCGGCGGCACCGCCACCAAGAGCGGCACGTCCCAGGCGTCCCCCTACGTCACGGGCGTGGCGACGCTCTACAAGGCCCGCACGCCCAGCGCCACCTCGGACGCCGTGATCAAGTGGCTGGTCGAGCAGTCCACCAAGGACGTGGTGACCGACCTCAAGGCGGGCACCCCGAACCGCCTGCTGTTCACCGGCGGTCTCTGA
- a CDS encoding cysteine desulfurase: protein MLLPGLLDTEAIRKDFPILDRVVHDGKKLVYLDNAATSQKPRQVLDVLNEHYERHNANVHRGVHVLAEEATALYEGARDKIAAFVNAPSRDEVIFTKNASESLNLVANMLAWADEPYRVDHETEIVITEMEHHSNIVPWQLLAQRSGAKLKWFGLTDDGRLDLSNIDQVITEKTKVVSFVLVSNILGTLNPVEAIVRRAQEVGALVVVDASQAAPHMPLDVQALQADFVAFTGHKMCGPDGIGVLWGRQELLEDLPPFLGGGEMIETVSMHSSTYAPAPHKFEAGTPPIAQAVGLGAAVDYLTSIGMENIARHEHAITEYAIRRLQEVPDLRIIGPTTAEDRGAAVSFTLGDIHPHDVGQVLDEQGIAVRVGHHCARPVCLRYGIPATTRASFYLYSTPGEVDALVEGLEHVRNFFG, encoded by the coding sequence ATACTGCTGCCGGGCCTCCTCGACACCGAGGCGATCCGCAAGGACTTCCCGATCCTGGACCGCGTGGTCCACGACGGGAAGAAGCTCGTCTACCTGGACAACGCGGCGACCTCCCAGAAGCCGCGCCAGGTGCTCGATGTGCTCAACGAGCACTACGAGCGGCACAACGCCAACGTCCACCGCGGCGTGCACGTGCTCGCCGAGGAGGCCACGGCGCTGTATGAGGGCGCCCGCGACAAGATCGCCGCATTCGTCAACGCCCCCAGCCGCGACGAGGTGATCTTCACCAAGAACGCCTCGGAGTCCCTCAACCTCGTGGCGAACATGCTGGCCTGGGCCGACGAGCCCTACCGCGTGGACCACGAGACCGAGATCGTCATCACCGAGATGGAGCACCACTCCAACATCGTGCCGTGGCAGCTGCTCGCGCAGCGCTCGGGCGCGAAGCTGAAGTGGTTCGGCCTCACCGACGACGGCCGGCTGGACCTGTCGAACATCGACCAGGTCATCACCGAGAAGACCAAGGTCGTCTCGTTCGTGCTGGTCTCCAACATCCTGGGCACGCTCAACCCGGTCGAGGCGATCGTCCGCCGCGCCCAGGAGGTCGGCGCCCTGGTCGTCGTCGACGCCTCCCAGGCCGCCCCGCACATGCCGCTGGACGTCCAGGCCCTCCAGGCCGACTTCGTGGCCTTCACCGGCCACAAGATGTGCGGCCCCGACGGCATCGGCGTCCTGTGGGGCCGCCAGGAGCTGCTCGAGGACCTGCCGCCGTTCCTCGGCGGCGGCGAGATGATCGAGACCGTCTCGATGCACTCCTCGACCTACGCCCCGGCGCCGCACAAGTTCGAGGCGGGTACGCCTCCGATCGCCCAGGCCGTCGGCCTCGGCGCGGCGGTGGACTACCTCACCTCGATCGGCATGGAGAACATCGCCCGCCACGAGCACGCGATCACCGAGTACGCGATCCGCAGGCTCCAGGAGGTCCCGGACCTGCGCATCATCGGCCCCACCACGGCCGAGGACCGCGGTGCCGCCGTGTCCTTCACCCTCGGCGACATCCACCCCCACGACGTGGGCCAGGTGCTGGACGAGCAGGGCATCGCGGTACGCGTCGGCCACCACTGCGCGCGCCCCGTCTGCCTGCGGTACGGAATTCCCGCGACCACGCGGGCGTCGTTCTATCTGTACTCCACCCCCGGCGAGGTCGACGCCCTGGTCGAGGGCCTGGAGCACGTACGGAACTTCTTCGGCTGA